One Actinomycetota bacterium DNA segment encodes these proteins:
- the dnaA gene encoding chromosomal replication initiator protein DnaA, with the protein MATELDAVWEKSLDRIKSRLPAVAFNTWFKNTVPVAIHEGSFVISTPNKFTKEWIEARHLGLIKNVLQETMGADGADLDVRVTVRRDQPAAGGQSSQVGQSAAARADDGSGGQPVAVAERRAAPRVGPSGQFNPRYVFDTFVVGDSNRFAHAASIAVAEKPAVAYNPLFVYGGSGLGKTHLLHAIGVYGSSLFPDMSVRYVTGETFTNELIQSIMNKTPLPFRKKYRDVDLLLIDDIQFIIGKEGTQEEFFHTFNTLYEAHKQIVVSSDRPPKEMPTLEERLRSRFEWGLIVDIQPPNLETRIAILHKKAVMSGVDVSDEVLRFIAGKRQLNVRELEGTLTRVAAFADLTNSEVDVALAKDILKDILPEARPRKISIRMIINETSKYFGVSAADITGCSRLRQIVYPRQVAMYLTRELTDHSLPKIGEDFGGRDHTTVMHSINKVGAAVKKSPETKAQVQELNNRIQQKDS; encoded by the coding sequence TTGGCGACCGAGCTCGACGCTGTTTGGGAAAAATCTCTTGACCGTATCAAGTCGCGGCTTCCCGCCGTGGCTTTTAATACCTGGTTCAAAAACACCGTGCCCGTGGCCATCCACGAAGGCAGTTTTGTTATCTCCACCCCCAATAAGTTCACTAAGGAGTGGATCGAGGCTCGCCACCTCGGCTTGATCAAGAACGTTCTTCAAGAGACAATGGGGGCGGATGGGGCGGATCTTGATGTTAGGGTTACGGTCCGCCGCGACCAACCCGCCGCCGGAGGCCAATCCTCGCAGGTCGGGCAGTCGGCAGCCGCTCGGGCGGATGACGGCTCAGGCGGACAGCCCGTGGCGGTGGCCGAGCGGCGCGCCGCGCCCCGAGTCGGCCCCTCCGGCCAGTTCAACCCGCGCTATGTTTTTGACACCTTCGTGGTCGGGGACTCCAACCGGTTTGCTCACGCCGCCTCTATCGCCGTGGCCGAGAAGCCGGCCGTGGCCTATAATCCCCTCTTCGTATACGGCGGCTCCGGGCTTGGTAAGACGCACCTCCTTCACGCCATCGGCGTTTACGGCAGCTCGCTCTTCCCGGACATGAGCGTGCGCTATGTTACCGGCGAGACTTTTACCAACGAGCTTATCCAGTCGATCATGAACAAAACGCCGCTGCCCTTCCGTAAGAAATATCGCGACGTCGACCTGCTCTTAATCGATGACATTCAATTCATCATAGGAAAAGAAGGAACCCAAGAGGAGTTCTTCCACACTTTTAATACCCTTTATGAGGCGCACAAACAGATCGTTGTCTCTAGCGACCGCCCGCCAAAAGAAATGCCCACCCTGGAGGAGCGGCTACGCAGCCGGTTTGAGTGGGGCCTTATCGTCGACATCCAGCCGCCGAACCTTGAAACGAGGATCGCTATTTTACACAAAAAGGCCGTTATGTCGGGCGTCGACGTGAGCGACGAGGTGCTTCGCTTTATCGCGGGGAAAAGACAACTTAACGTAAGGGAGCTTGAGGGAACACTGACCCGCGTTGCCGCCTTCGCGGATCTAACCAACAGCGAGGTGGACGTGGCGCTGGCCAAAGATATCCTTAAGGATATTCTCCCCGAGGCCAGACCTCGCAAGATTTCCATCAGGATGATTATAAACGAAACCTCGAAGTACTTTGGGGTGTCCGCGGCCGACATTACTGGCTGCAGCCGCTTACGTCAGATTGTTTATCCTCGTCAGGTGGCCATGTATTTAACCAGAGAGCTAACCGACCATTCGCTGCCAAAGATTGGCGAGGATTTCGGCGGGCGTGACCACACAACGGTTATGCACTCTATTAATAAGGTCGGCGCGGCCGTTAAGAAAAGCCCTGAAACAAAAGCGCAGGTACAGGAATTAAATAACAGAATTCAACAGAAGGATTCTTAA